The following coding sequences lie in one Halogeometricum rufum genomic window:
- a CDS encoding nucleotide-binding protein, with product MVEAFAVASGKGGTGKTTSTLALGMALAETYDVTVIDADTGMANLLFHTGLDDAAVTLHDLLVEDRDARVEDAVYDRFGMSVVPCGTSLAAFEAADPARLREVVAELAADTDVLLLDSPAALGSKSAVLPVVLADRVVVVLQPTVPSLSDGLKVQEYARSYGTETAGVLFNRVRPDEDTERIADQAARYFGGTTLASVPESDAVRAARRAGEPLLAHAPDGPAADAFHEAAARLDVRDGDAAGVADRFRSAVLPDRV from the coding sequence ATGGTCGAAGCGTTCGCCGTCGCCAGTGGGAAGGGCGGCACCGGGAAGACGACGAGCACGCTTGCGCTGGGGATGGCGCTCGCGGAGACGTACGACGTGACCGTCATCGACGCCGACACGGGGATGGCGAACCTCCTGTTTCACACCGGCCTCGACGACGCGGCCGTGACGCTCCACGACCTCCTGGTCGAGGACAGAGACGCCCGCGTCGAAGACGCCGTCTACGACCGCTTCGGGATGTCGGTCGTCCCCTGCGGCACGAGTCTGGCGGCGTTCGAGGCGGCCGACCCGGCCCGCCTCCGCGAGGTGGTCGCCGAACTCGCCGCCGACACGGACGTCCTCCTCCTGGACTCGCCCGCCGCCCTCGGGTCGAAGAGCGCCGTCCTCCCCGTCGTCCTCGCCGACCGAGTGGTGGTCGTCCTCCAACCCACCGTCCCCTCCCTGTCGGACGGGCTGAAGGTGCAGGAGTACGCCCGCTCCTACGGCACCGAGACGGCGGGCGTCCTGTTCAACCGCGTCCGCCCCGACGAGGACACCGAGCGAATCGCCGACCAGGCGGCGCGCTACTTCGGCGGGACGACGCTGGCGTCGGTCCCCGAGAGCGACGCCGTCCGCGCGGCGCGGCGGGCGGGCGAACCGCTCCTCGCCCACGCGCCCGACGGCCCGGCGGCCGACGCGTTCCACGAGGCGGCGGCGCGTCTCGACGTGCGCGACGGCGACGCCGCGGGCGTGGCGGACCGCTTCAGGAGCGCCGTCCTCCCCGACCGGGTGTGA
- a CDS encoding DUF7521 family protein, with product MEAPFLVVKLVTLVLSLAVAYLAYHGYRRTGSDPMRYVSVGFVFIGVGAVCEGLVYRLFDTSFLSAAVVQGVVVSSGLLFVLASLTLGDD from the coding sequence ATCGAGGCGCCGTTTCTCGTCGTCAAACTGGTCACGCTCGTCCTCAGCCTCGCCGTCGCGTACCTCGCGTACCACGGCTACCGGCGGACCGGGAGCGACCCGATGCGCTACGTCTCGGTCGGCTTCGTGTTCATCGGCGTCGGCGCGGTCTGTGAGGGCCTCGTCTACCGACTGTTCGACACCTCCTTCCTGTCGGCGGCCGTCGTGCAGGGGGTCGTCGTCTCCAGCGGACTGCTGTTCGTCCTCGCGTCGTTGACGCTCGGAGACGACTGA
- a CDS encoding ArsR/SmtB family transcription factor, with product MTRGDPESAATLFDLLADDYSRRILLAADEEPRTAKDLSDACDASLATVYRRVAALQDHDLIEERSTVGSDGAHRRQFETTLEELHVRLSDGELALSVEKRDELADNFSALWKNIRDST from the coding sequence ATGACGCGTGGCGACCCCGAGAGCGCGGCGACCCTCTTCGACCTCCTCGCGGACGACTACTCGCGGCGCATCCTGCTGGCGGCCGACGAGGAACCGCGGACGGCGAAGGACCTCAGCGACGCCTGCGACGCGTCGCTCGCGACGGTGTATCGCCGCGTCGCCGCGCTACAGGACCACGACCTCATCGAGGAACGGTCGACGGTCGGGTCCGACGGCGCGCACAGGCGGCAGTTCGAGACGACGCTCGAAGAACTCCACGTCCGACTCTCCGACGGCGAACTCGCGCTGTCCGTCGAGAAGCGCGACGAACTCGCGGACAACTTCAGCGCCCTCTGGAAGAACATCCGTGACAGCACATGA
- a CDS encoding DsbA family protein — MDLPESPTTRRALLAGVGTVVAGGGIVYGASQRETESADLPEAAFHRSSNTTDAGVDLRGHPVAGSMDAPVDVYYWSDYQCPFCRRFERNTLPKLVETHVQSGTVRLVFVQYPYLGKSSMTAAVVDRCVWRQVRAERPRAYWRWHATLFDEQGSENSGWASRDNLLDVTRGVEGVDANAVDDCMRERRSEIESSIREDVERASRFDIRGTPAFVLYNREEDVAGKITGAQPFDRFDEAITRVQNA; from the coding sequence ATGGACCTCCCCGAATCGCCGACGACCCGTCGCGCTCTGCTCGCGGGCGTCGGTACCGTCGTCGCCGGCGGTGGCATCGTCTACGGCGCATCCCAGCGAGAGACGGAGTCGGCCGACCTCCCCGAAGCGGCGTTTCACCGCAGTTCGAACACGACCGACGCCGGCGTCGACCTGCGAGGGCACCCCGTCGCGGGGTCGATGGACGCGCCGGTCGACGTCTACTACTGGAGCGACTACCAGTGCCCGTTCTGCCGTCGGTTCGAGCGGAACACGCTCCCGAAACTCGTCGAGACGCACGTGCAGTCGGGGACGGTTCGGCTGGTCTTCGTCCAGTACCCGTACCTCGGGAAGTCGTCGATGACCGCGGCGGTCGTGGACCGGTGCGTCTGGCGGCAGGTGCGGGCGGAGCGACCCCGGGCGTACTGGCGGTGGCACGCCACACTGTTCGACGAGCAGGGGTCGGAGAACTCCGGCTGGGCGTCGAGAGACAACCTCCTCGACGTCACGCGCGGCGTCGAGGGCGTCGACGCGAACGCCGTCGACGACTGCATGCGGGAGCGCCGGAGCGAAATCGAGTCGTCGATACGGGAGGACGTGGAGCGAGCGTCTCGGTTCGATATTCGCGGGACGCCGGCGTTCGTGCTGTACAACCGGGAGGAGGACGTCGCCGGGAAGATAACCGGCGCACAGCCGTTCGACCGCTTCGACGAGGCGATAACCCGGGTGCAGAACGCGTGA